The following are from one region of the Simiduia agarivorans SA1 = DSM 21679 genome:
- a CDS encoding Tll0287-like domain-containing protein, which yields MKKGLLGATLAITTLGAAATQAEITPQRMADAIYAVIESDRAVYTRHVVNRLQNEEEVITADEHWKEEQALPLPAQMLRMGAEGVAKKNAGFTYALLSLWPINKQNAPKTPMEKEGLEFVNANKGKNFYGTEELGGKKYFTAVYADMAVSEACTKCHNDHIDSPKTDFKLGDIMGGVVMRIPLD from the coding sequence ATGAAGAAAGGTTTACTAGGCGCCACATTGGCGATCACCACGCTGGGTGCCGCTGCGACGCAGGCAGAAATCACGCCGCAACGCATGGCCGATGCAATCTACGCTGTCATTGAGTCCGACCGGGCGGTTTACACTCGCCACGTGGTCAACCGTTTGCAGAATGAGGAGGAGGTCATCACTGCCGACGAACACTGGAAAGAAGAGCAAGCACTGCCACTGCCCGCACAGATGTTGCGCATGGGCGCCGAGGGCGTCGCCAAAAAGAACGCCGGCTTTACCTATGCCCTGCTCTCGCTTTGGCCCATTAACAAGCAAAATGCCCCGAAAACCCCAATGGAGAAAGAGGGCCTGGAGTTTGTCAACGCCAACAAGGGCAAGAACTTTTACGGCACCGAAGAATTGGGTGGCAAAAAGTACTTCACAGCGGTGTATGCAGACATGGCCGTTTCCGAAGCGTGCACCAAGTGCCACAACGATCACATCGACAGCCCGAAAACCGATTTTAAACTCGGCGACATCATGGGCGGTGTCGTCATGCGGATTCCGCTGGACTAA
- a CDS encoding ammonia-forming cytochrome c nitrite reductase subunit c552 — MNYQFKFWHYGLVITAILSLLLGYNLWQGDKRLFISGPPTHGHHQIELACDSCHGGPFADRAVMQTACESCHLEELNKFSDSHPQAKFTDPRNAELLSHLDATQCVTCHREHKPEITRDYGVTLAKDFCAHCHQDIAQERPSHTEFGFETCTNSGCHNYHDNTALYENFLRKHTKDPWLLKRSKWPERSGLAQWLKKNKNTPPLTPAQHDGQTLNLDEREDIVALWADSHHAVAQVNCSDCHQNDEGKTRTGLDLNLNSCGQCHEKQTERFTQGKHGMRLAKTLGETLTPMSPAMAIRPMHSDVHSAELNCSSCHQPHKTDLTFAAVDACLGCHNDDHSNNFLSSSHGQLWTQFVAGDKNEKEAVSCATCHMPRIKKGRNVVVEHNQSATLQPNSKMLRSVCGNCHGVEFSMAALADKALIDANFSEKPEPHHTSMDLVRDRIEQRRKMREAKE; from the coding sequence ATGAACTACCAATTTAAATTCTGGCACTACGGCCTTGTGATCACCGCCATACTTTCGCTGCTTCTGGGCTACAACCTCTGGCAGGGTGATAAGCGCTTGTTCATTTCCGGCCCGCCCACCCATGGACACCATCAGATTGAATTGGCCTGTGACAGCTGCCACGGTGGACCATTTGCCGATCGGGCCGTCATGCAAACCGCGTGCGAGTCCTGCCACCTGGAAGAATTGAACAAGTTCAGCGATTCACACCCGCAAGCCAAATTCACCGACCCACGCAATGCCGAGCTGCTGTCTCACCTGGACGCGACCCAGTGCGTGACCTGCCATCGGGAACACAAACCGGAAATCACCCGCGACTACGGCGTCACACTGGCAAAGGATTTCTGCGCGCACTGCCATCAGGATATCGCGCAAGAGCGCCCAAGCCATACCGAATTCGGGTTTGAAACCTGCACCAATTCAGGCTGCCACAACTACCACGACAATACTGCCCTGTATGAAAATTTCCTGCGCAAACACACCAAAGATCCCTGGCTGCTGAAGCGCAGCAAGTGGCCCGAACGCTCGGGTCTGGCCCAATGGTTGAAGAAAAATAAAAACACCCCACCACTCACGCCCGCCCAACACGATGGTCAAACGCTTAACCTGGATGAGCGCGAGGATATCGTAGCACTCTGGGCCGACAGCCATCATGCTGTTGCCCAGGTTAATTGTTCCGACTGTCATCAGAACGATGAAGGTAAAACCCGTACCGGGCTGGACCTGAATCTGAACAGCTGCGGCCAATGCCATGAAAAACAAACCGAACGTTTTACCCAAGGTAAACACGGCATGCGCCTTGCAAAGACATTGGGTGAAACGCTCACCCCCATGAGCCCAGCGATGGCAATCCGTCCCATGCATTCCGATGTACATAGCGCCGAACTCAATTGCAGCAGCTGCCACCAGCCGCACAAGACAGACCTGACGTTTGCCGCAGTTGATGCCTGCCTGGGCTGCCACAATGACGACCACAGCAATAACTTTCTGAGCAGCAGCCACGGCCAGCTGTGGACACAATTTGTGGCCGGCGACAAAAATGAAAAAGAAGCGGTCAGCTGCGCCACCTGCCACATGCCACGCATCAAAAAAGGGCGCAACGTGGTGGTGGAGCACAACCAAAGCGCAACGCTACAGCCCAACAGCAAAATGTTACGCAGCGTGTGCGGCAACTGCCACGGCGTGGAGTTTTCTATGGCGGCGTTGGCTGACAAGGCGTTAATAGACGCCAACTTTTCGGAAAAACCGGAGCCCCATCACACCAGCATGGACCTGGTAAGGGACAGAATTGAGCAACGACGCAAAATGCGCGAAGCGAAAGAATAA
- a CDS encoding FAD-dependent oxidoreductase encodes MNTRSGIEPRPSPDNNNCTNASSSTHVQAKHQSLIVIGSGPVGIRAARMLAGQNPSHRVTVFGEEPHAPYNRVQLSLYLSGEVGRDSINIGERSETSTNTQEQWVNSRIVEIDRRQKRVVDENHKSWPYDILVIATGSTAVVPDIPGIDLENVLRFRTLADTESLLERKEQSHGVFVIGSGPLGIEAALGMKTRENRVFLQARNYLLDPSLDKRAQEILADSLETAGVHVLQGDPITHIKGQDGKVIGVQLESGKLIECDTVVYCTGVTPNTGLAKDAGLETARGILVNDVMQTSDPAIYAVGECAEHGGQTYGVVAPGFEQVSPMSTHVSGFAMPYKGSPGNIQLKFGSQPSALIGDVNNPHARSYVYANRLKGIYRKLFVINQRLIGYIHIGRWDELPSLQEFLTTEQKIKTRSLLQFDKSGNLWRDSAQKHVKDQPDDYIVCLCESVTRGTLTSAMEGGNRTMESLCGATKAGVTCGSCKPLLAQLLDAPAPNLVMRHYKPIYWFSVVAIVLMAMTVLFKPIGIGESAQVTWQLEKLWFDNFWKQVSGYTLLALSLLAAGLSIRKRWKKLNVGHLDDWRYVHSIIGVIALAVLMIHTGLRMGNNLNFVLMAVFLAATLTGSLVGVFMARNHHWTDLKLRQHRTWWSRVHYTLLWMLPALLGYHIFAVYYF; translated from the coding sequence ATGAATACTCGTTCAGGTATCGAACCCAGGCCTTCGCCAGACAACAATAATTGCACGAACGCCAGTTCCAGCACTCATGTGCAAGCCAAACACCAGTCACTGATTGTGATTGGCAGCGGCCCTGTTGGTATTCGCGCCGCGCGCATGCTGGCCGGTCAGAACCCATCCCATCGCGTTACCGTTTTTGGTGAAGAGCCCCACGCCCCCTACAACCGAGTGCAATTGTCATTGTATTTGTCGGGCGAAGTCGGGCGCGACTCAATCAATATAGGCGAGCGCAGCGAGACGTCAACCAATACCCAGGAACAATGGGTCAACAGCCGGATTGTCGAGATAGACCGACGCCAGAAGCGCGTGGTGGATGAAAACCACAAAAGCTGGCCATACGATATTCTGGTCATTGCCACGGGCTCGACGGCGGTAGTGCCGGACATACCCGGTATCGATCTGGAAAACGTGCTCAGGTTCCGTACCCTGGCAGACACCGAGTCCTTGCTCGAACGCAAAGAGCAGAGCCACGGCGTTTTTGTTATCGGTTCGGGTCCGCTGGGCATCGAAGCTGCACTCGGCATGAAGACCCGGGAAAACCGCGTATTTCTGCAGGCTCGCAATTACCTGTTAGACCCGTCTCTGGATAAACGCGCCCAGGAAATTCTCGCCGACAGTCTGGAAACTGCCGGGGTTCATGTGCTGCAGGGTGATCCGATCACCCATATCAAAGGCCAGGATGGCAAGGTTATTGGCGTACAGCTGGAAAGCGGCAAGCTGATCGAGTGCGACACCGTGGTGTACTGTACCGGGGTCACACCCAATACCGGCCTTGCCAAAGACGCCGGCCTCGAAACCGCGCGTGGCATCCTCGTTAACGACGTCATGCAAACCAGCGATCCCGCCATTTATGCGGTGGGCGAATGCGCCGAGCACGGCGGCCAGACGTATGGCGTGGTAGCCCCCGGTTTCGAACAAGTCAGCCCCATGAGCACTCACGTGTCCGGCTTTGCCATGCCCTACAAAGGCTCACCCGGCAACATCCAACTGAAATTCGGCAGTCAGCCCAGTGCGCTTATTGGCGATGTGAATAATCCGCACGCCCGCTCCTATGTCTATGCCAATCGACTGAAAGGCATCTACCGAAAGCTGTTTGTCATCAACCAACGACTGATTGGCTACATACACATTGGCAGGTGGGACGAGCTACCCAGCCTGCAAGAATTCCTCACCACCGAACAAAAAATCAAAACCCGCTCACTGCTGCAATTCGACAAGTCCGGCAACCTTTGGCGCGACAGTGCCCAAAAACACGTCAAGGATCAACCGGACGACTACATTGTGTGCCTGTGTGAAAGCGTCACCCGTGGCACCCTGACCTCTGCCATGGAAGGCGGTAACCGCACCATGGAAAGCTTATGTGGCGCCACCAAAGCCGGTGTGACCTGTGGCTCCTGCAAACCTTTGTTGGCGCAACTGCTGGATGCACCCGCCCCCAACCTGGTCATGCGCCACTACAAACCCATCTACTGGTTTTCGGTTGTTGCCATCGTATTGATGGCCATGACGGTGCTGTTTAAGCCCATTGGCATCGGTGAAAGCGCACAAGTGACCTGGCAACTGGAAAAACTCTGGTTCGACAATTTCTGGAAACAAGTGAGCGGTTACACCCTGCTGGCACTGAGCCTGCTGGCCGCAGGACTTTCAATCCGCAAGCGCTGGAAAAAGCTCAATGTTGGCCATCTGGACGACTGGCGTTATGTCCATTCCATTATCGGCGTCATTGCGCTGGCCGTGTTGATGATTCACACCGGATTGCGGATGGGCAATAACCTGAATTTCGTTTTGATGGCCGTGTTTCTGGCTGCCACGCTGACCGGCTCTTTGGTGGGTGTGTTTATGGCGCGCAATCACCATTGGACAGACTTGAAACTGCGCCAACACCGTACCTGGTGGTCGAGGGTACATTACACCCTGTTATGGATGTTGCCGGCGCTCCTGGGGTATCACATTTTTGCGGTTTACTATTTCTAA